A stretch of DNA from Besnoitia besnoiti strain Bb-Ger1 chromosome II, whole genome shotgun sequence:
gctgcgccgcttctcgcctgGCGACAAGCGACTGGCGCCGCGCATCCTGGATAGCTTCATGCGTCAACGCGTCTCGCACGCGCGATACTCACGTCTTCTGCAAACTGCGAGATACCCTACCACAAATCGGACAGCACCAGAACTCGCGAACGCGGGACCTGGGGAAGGAATGTGACATGGAACACAGAAACAGGAACTGGGCTCCGACAAGCCTCCCAGAAAGCGCGACCCGTCGTCGGGGGCACGCCACAACCAGATGTCTGCACTCTGTGGAAAACGAACGCAACTACGCGTCTGAGGTGGGCCTACAGGCAGACCGCGACGTAAATCAAGAGTAGAAAGAGGTTTCTGTACAGAACCCAGACGCACGACGAACGGAACCGACTTCGAGTGCCCCTTACGGACGAGGTGGACAGCCAGACATTCGAAACCGCTGCAAAGAGAGGAGCGCCCCCACGCGGGGAAGTGTCTGCGAAACAGCCACGAGGCGCGCCCCTTGCggactgcggccgcgcgaagcagagagacgacCGCGAGGCCACGGGCGCGCCTCAGTCCAGGCCAAAACCGAGAGAGACATCGCGCACACTCTCCCTCGGGGCGggcttctgcggccgccacccccccccccctgccagCGACAGAACGctcgcaggaggcgccgcggctccaggCGACCACGCGTCACGTGCCAGCCGCCACCGACCTCCTCGCAATCCCGCGATcctgctttttctctctcttcccttCTCCCCCCCCTGCCTCCTGCTGACGGGAAGGCCTCCTGCCTTTCCTTCAGCTTCTCTGCACGAcgacccccccccttctAGCCCAGtcgctcgcgcagagagtttctttcgctttcttcttctgtcttgcgagcctcgcgcggcgcgctcacTTGCCGATGAAGGAGTGCGTGCCGAGGTGGTTGTAGATGTCGCTGGGCGTGGGCTGGATGACGGCCCACTCGTACCAGACGCGATGCTCatcgccttcgcgggcgacgtagacctccagcgcctcgcctcgccggaCGTAGACGGGCACGCGGAagggaagaaagagagggaaCCAGCTGAACATGCCCtcggagaaggagcgcgggTCGATCGAGATGTGCACGTCCGCGTACAGACAGCAGTGAAAGTAGCCCGCCAACCCGTGCACCACCGCGTCCGCCTTCATCTCCCACGCcaggcgcgtccgccggTGCCGCCACGCCGTCaactgcgcggccgccggccacgcgcgccgcgcccccgcgCCCTGCGTGGCGGGGCCGGCGGCTGtccccgcggtcgcgccggcggctgcagtgGCGTCGCCGGGCGggtctgtctccttctcgccggcgaAGGGCAGGAGGGGCTCGGGGTGTCGGAAGTGGAAGCACTCGAGGGGGCCCTCGCGGCCCGGGCGGtagacggcgaagaggtcCACCACGTACGGCGACTCAAAGTGCTTGGCGTCGCCGTAGCTGTCGATGGCGGtccagaggcgcggcgagctgaCGGGCTCGAGACTGGAGACGTACGCGGTCGGAATGGAGACCCCGCCGCGCTTGAGCAGCTTGCGCTGCGCCCCGTGCAGGCACTCGACCGAGAGCTCGTTGTCCCCGAAGCTGCCGAGGAGCTCGGAGATCAAAATATCTGCCTTCTCCGTGACTTCGCGGCCCACCTCGCGCATGTCGGACTCCACCACGCGGACCGCGCGCCAGCCTTCGCAGCGGtcgtgctgctgccgcgagcgcagcgtgATCACTGCGTTGCAGTTCTTCTCGACCGCGTAGAGATGCACGCGGCACAGCGGAAcctccgcctcccgcagcgcgtcgagcgccgcctgcaccAGCGGCCCGCGTCCCGCGCCCACTACCATGATCACCAGTCGACCCTGTCGCCCGCCGGGGAAGACCTCCGGGATGTGGCTGTGCTCGCGGCACTGCAGTCCGCCCAGACACCACTTGTAGGTcgcggccgagggcgacgtcggcgcgccccgcctctcgccctcctcggcctcctcctcctcgtcccaCGAGTCGCCCCCAAAGTCGCTGTCGGTCTCGACGTCGCGCCGATGCGACGAcgctttctttttcttcttcccgcCCTTTGCCTTCCCTGCGGGCTTCtccgggctcgccgccgaacccttctcggcgcccaccgcgcccgccgcagggccCCAGATCTCGCGTAGTCGCCGGAGGGTCGCCTGGCGGTAGCGGACGTACTTGACGGGGTCACGCTCGAAGACTTCGTAGTTCATCGTGCTCAGGTTGTCCGCCAGCGGCTGCATCGGCGACTGCAGCACGTCGCGGTAGGGCGCGGCGAACAGggcggccggcggcagcgagggcagctgcagaaacCGCGCCACGATGTAGGAGAGGTACGGCTGCATGTCCatcagcggcgacggcgcctgcgcctggagcgccgcggatttcgcctctctgcgcgcaggcgacgccgcggcccgcAGCGCTGGGAAGGCTGCGTCGTCCGTGGGGtcgagcgcgggcgccgcggccgccgcgacggaggcggcggaagcgccctcgcccggcgcctcctcctcgtcgtcctgcCGCAGAATGATCTTCACGCGGTGCTccgcgcagcgggcgagaaACGAAAAGTGCCGCGGACTGAGCGCGACGCTCAAGCCCCGTCCCCCACTCTTGGCCCCCCGCTtgccgccctctgcctccgcgggcgacgcggcgggacTCGCGGGgtccgccgcgcaggtgAAGATCGCGGGGgagacgaggacggcgcggaTGGGCTCCGCGAGCCAGCGCGCGAGGTCCTCCTCGCTGGGGAGGTCTGGCGTGATCTCCAGGCAGAGACCCAGCGACGCGTGGTGCCCCACGAAGGAGCGAATCAGCCGCCACTGCTGCCAGGGGTCgcaggcgggggggcggaggccgccgcggcgccgcgcgtctcccgcggaTAGacgagcggcagacgcagccagacggacggcggctgcagctggctgagaaccgcgcgcagctgtcgcgcgtACTCAATCGGCACGTCGCCCGCGTGCGGCACCGGCGCGATGATGGCGTACGCCCCCACGTGCGCCGCCCACTGCATCTCCCGCTTCCATGCCGCCGCGTGGAACGACCAATGCGCAAACtgccgaggaggccgcggggccttgagcgccgcggcggcgccctcggaCTCGGCCGCGACGTCaaacgcgacgcagagcgcgtcgtccgcagcggcggcgggcgccgcggcagaggcgtcctccctctccgccgccccggaCGGGCCTGGCGTGggggcgctcgtcgccgaggaagacgaggaagaagagacgagcgagagggcagacgcgcagaggtgCCGATCCGGTGCGATCCACGGGGAGAGTTCGCAGACCACGGAGGAGGACCACGTGTGGGAGTCCAGCGCCAAGTCCGAGCCGGTGCTTGGCGTGAAGGCGTAGCTCTCGGGGAGCTCGGTGAGGCCGCCGTCCAcgccgcggaaggagcaGGTCGCGAAGGAGGCAAGTGCGGAGGGCTGGCGACCGCCCGcatccgccttcttcgctggGTCGACCGCGAAAACCGGCAGATGATCCAGCGGAATCGAGGCGCggaccggcgcgcgcgcagctgcagatggGGGAGACGAAAGCGGCGCAAaggccgaggaagaagaggaagttcgctgcgcgcgcaaTGCGTCCGCCAGGGACAAATCCGAGgacgcagctgccgtcgGAATGACCACAAAGTCGCACTGTAAGTTGCTGCGAACCGTCTGCAGATgcgagcgcagcgacgccggtgtacgtacagccgAGTGCGAGAGGCCCACCCCGAAATACACTGGCGCCGTCAGGCACGAGTCCGAGGGCGAGTGAAGCGGCATGGTTAAAAAAGAAGCGAACGAAACGCCACGGGGCGatggaagaaggcgaagaggccgcaggcaCCCGGGCacggcaggaggcgcgcgaaaaTCAAAAAAACGCTCCTGCGAATGAAGAAgccctcttctccgcgtcggcagGAACTGGAGGTCTTCAGTATTATACGGCCTCACCAGGCAGTGAGCGCATAGTGCATGTGTCTGTTGACAGGTAcggaaagaagcagaagaaactTGCGATTTTTCGGGGCTTCGCGGAATCACACCGAGCCCGCGCTGCGGTCCACAGGGAGACACGGCAACGAGCCCGATAAGCTCGTGACGACCGATGCTGGGAAACTGGCGCGCGAAAAAATGTGGGGTTTAGGCCCGTGGGCCGCGCCTCgagacgacggaggaggaaaTAGCGGCCGATGGGAAGAAGCAGGAAAGAGTGCAGCACCTAGAAAGAGAAGGGACGAAAGTCGCCGACTTTCTCGGGTTCTGCGCGTGCAGCTGTCACCGGTTTGTCGCGTTTCGTCTGTGCGTCTGGACAACGTCAAGGGCGCCTGTCGGCACGCGCAAGAAAAATCACGCATGTGGAGGGAGGGCACTTCGCGCAGCCAGTCTCGCGACAGCTCGACGCTTCTGACCACGTAGTAGGGTCGCGAGAAGCTGTCATAGAGCCTCTGATCAGGCTTTAGAGTCTCTACACAACCAGGGCGACTAGGAAACACACGTTTTAGCCGATGAAACCGTGCGCGTATTGGTTTGGCCCCCGTGGAGAATTCGGCGCTTTGGTGTGCGGACGACCGCGAGACACATGCGGCCGCGAAACGGAGCGAtaacaaaaaaaaagaagcgTGCATCTGAGAAAGAaaggaggcggacgacgtgtacgtacaccgaACCACAGCCTGAACGTCCACGACGAAGTGTGTGTAGTTCGCTGTGTCGTGTTTTCGTGTCTGCCCTTCGTCGTTTTCACGCCGTTGTCTCGAACCGGAGAAAAATCCGGATGTCTGGGGCCGACTCCTGCCATTTTTTGCTGCGGCTCCACCGTCTGTTTAGCCTTTCCGCCGGTTCCTGAGACCCTTGTCTCTTTGTCGCTTCCGCACGTACGGCCCATCCATCATTATGATTCAAGCGATGATGCGCAAATTTGAGGTGGAAGTGTGGCTATTCGTGGGCTGAAGGCATTACGGACTGTGTACGCGACAGCTCATGATGCTCATGTCTTGCACGGCGAGTTTCGCCGTTTGTAGCGCCGTCTTTGTTGGTAGAGAACTTCGACCTTAGCTAGTTCGTTTTTTTCGGTTTCTCCCAGTTTCCTCGTTCTGCCAGCCTCGCTCCACTCTCTCCTTGCCCTTCTTTCCTGTCCGCCCGCGGCTGTGCGCGTGTCCGTGCCTCGTCCGCGTTCGTTTcgttctttttttctccctttGCTggtttcttcgcgcgccttgTGAGACGATActcttcctctgccttgAGTGCGTTCGCGTGCACTCGACTGGGGCGAGACATCCTCGCGAAACGGAGGGAAGAGTGACACACATGCGGCCAGCAAAACCTGAGGAGACCTGGTGAACTCAGTCAATCTTTTTGAGTCGCCGCACAGAGCGTTCGACTTCTCtagctcctctctcttctttgctGTGGTTGTGTGCCGCGCTGCCTCAGGCGCGAGGCTTCAACGCGCTCGCATCTGGCGGGGGACCTCCAACACGCTCAGGCCCGCatgcggcgtcgaggcgtgTCTTTTCGAGTTTCAACTCAGTCGAAAATCGTCGCGCTCGTGAGCCTTGCGCCGTTTTCGCAGAGCCTCTgaggcgagctgcagcgcgtttGGCAGTCGTCTTCCGCGAGGCGTTCCCGCACAGCCCGTCGCGCGGGGGAAGGACGGAGGCATGTGCAGCTGTGTCAGGAGCGGGGTGCTCAACAACTGGCGACGACGTGCTTCCTCTCGctttcctgcttcttctccgctccctCGCTTGCCCACGCAGTTTCcactcgcccgcggcgcgagaggagagtcAGCGGCTTACGCATCTGCTGCCAGGTTCGGCGGCTGGGACCAAAGGATGCACGCGCCGTGGCGCTccgcgtctttctcctccctgtctctgcagcggaagCGACCGCGTGAGAAGCCGCTCGGCGGTGACCCCACGCGACTTTCCGCCGGCGGTTCACCTGTCCCCATGCCCCGTGCGGGGTTCACgcacgcagcggagagcctcgaggaggaagaagacatcgaagacgcggacgaggggagagaagagaaggcaggcgaagaTATCTCGGGTCCTCCTACTCAAATTCGGCCGTCCTCGACTGCGGGCTTGAGCGCATGCTCAACCCGCCGCGTGGACTTCTTCTCACCCGAAAaggcctctctgcctgcggcgcggcgttcgGCCTGCTATCGGCTCTCGGAAACAGACAAGGCAGGCTTACTCGTGGAAGATGCGCCTGCAAAAGAGGACGGCACGCGCGGCTTCGAGAAGGAAAACTGGCTCCTCAGACAGGCAGGCAACACGCACCAACCTCCGAacttcgcggccgccgcaggccccccTGAAGGGGCGACGGAGCCCAGAAAGGGGCCCTCGGGAGTCGAAGACAAGTCAGCTCGCGAGCCGCTGTGTGCGACCACCCTCGCGGGCAGGAGAGAGCAAAAGGATGTGCGAGAAAACGGCGGACACGGAGGAAAAGACACttgggcggagacgcggtcggaaggagacagggcgCTCGGGGCTGATCCATATGCGACGCAAGCTCACGGAGAGGCTCGAGAAGCTTCTCTCCGCACCCCCAGCTGCCCTCCCGTCGCATCcattcgccgcggcgcggcgcccacgtcgcttctcgctgcgcagTCCTCCGGTTCTCCTGGAGACCCCCCCTCTTTGCAGCTCTCGCGGTTTTCTTCTGCCGCagcacgcgcctcctcgcctcttctcagtccgctcgtcgcgccgctgccgcttgaGGCGGGCGCATCTTCGCAggaagcgccggcgcatgcatctccctctgttttttctgctcCAGAGACTTTTTCAGCTTCTCGCTTGCCCCCAGAGGGCCCGTCATCTTCGTCtgaggcgtccgcgctgctgccggagggacccgcagcgtctctcgaCGTGGCTGCGTTTCTGCGacggcgcgtggcggctgagcgcgccgggaggctgcttctcttctccgcacgaacgcggcggcgcatcgAGGAGGAGCTCCGCAGAAAGCGCTGcgctgaagccgcggaggaggcgcgcccaGAGGCCCGccccgcgcacgccgcggagggcggtgGCGCAGCAGAACCCCAGCAAGGCGCGGAGCTGAGCCGCGTCGAGGAAGGCATTTCAGTGTGCCCCCAGAGAAGGGCgcagggctgcggcgccgagcaggcgcagccACATGCTTGCCCGGAGTCGCACTACTTTGCAGCTGCTCTGCCgacgtcttcctctccttctggGGCGCTAGAGCTCCGCGCGAGCACGACGACGAGTGTGACAGATATCGAAGATATCGCGGACTGGCTGGACGGGCCGCGGCCCTGTgcccaggcgccggcgcgttgggctccagggcccgcgggggggggcgtctccgaccgcggagacagggccggggacgcgggcgcggcgggaggcgcgccctccgcgcacGGGAGTTTCGGCTTTGAGAAGAGCGAGACTGTGGGAAGAGAACAACAGAGTCGGGCGAtcgaggaggaaagcgaaaaacgcgaagcagacgagccGTGGTATCCGCTGAAATCTACAGGGCTGCCCTCCGTCACGGACTTCTCTGCGCAGCTCTGGTGCGAACGGCAACTGCAGTTCACCCTGCAAACGGGtctccgcagagagacgctcgCCATGAAAAAAGGTGGGAAAGAAAAGCAAACGCCAAAGGCGTTGAAGACCCCAGAACTCTGAACAACCTGCATGCGAGAGAACTCAAGGTGGCACGtgcccttcgcggcgcctcgggagCCGTGACGCAGACCTCTTTCACCGTAGTCCCACGTGTCGGCGAGTCTATACATCTCTGTGTGCATATGCGTGCATCCATACGTActtgcatacatacatacatactcacatacatgcatacatatatatgcatatattaGTAAGtacataaatacatacatatgtaaatatatatacatacatacgtacatacacaTCTACACattcatatatgtatatatatatatatatatctgtaaacatatatacatataccgCTCTTTTCTTCGTGAGGCCTGGTAGGCAGCACCTCCAGGCGTTGTCGCGTCTGCTTATTTGTTTGGTTTTCCCGTAGACTCGTGAGGCACTTTGACGGTGAAGGAGAGTTCTCCAGAGCTTGGACGTATTGTAATGTCCTTTTTCTTTGGGTCGCTCTTTTTCAGGAACCGTGCGGCATCTGGCGCTCGAGTTGCATCACCACGAGATGGAGGAAGTTGTCGtcgagacagaagaggaggtCTGTCTGCAGCTTCCCTGCGCCAGAAGGTTCAGGGCGTGCCGCGCCTGCTGAGTTTCTGTGGGCGGGGCCTCATGCCGGGTGGCACCTTCACACGGGCTGCTCGCTGGTGTCCCTTTTACACTTAATAAATGGGACTCCCTTTAGGTGtatataaactacctttttctgagGAGTAGGCGTTCCATTTCTTCACATGTTACCCCCCCCTTTTCCACCCCACCActtttcgcctctcgcctttcccggtctgtctttctctcgctACGCCGGTGCCCCAGTCTTGTCCCCTCTGCGCTCGTCTGCGagtttttctttcctctgtAGACTCCTTTGTGAGACCCGCGGCGTCGTTCTCGACGGTGTCGCTCATGGCCATACCTCCTCGAGCGACCAGCTGGAGGGCGATTGAGCCACTCTGGTTTTGTTGCAACTCGCGTTGAGTGGCTTAGCATCCTTTTGTCGCTTCAGAGAGGCGTTCTCTCggaccgcgcgcgcgtgcaggGGCCGCGGCCTGTATCGGTTGCATGCCGCGGGCACCCTGTAgatttcttctctcccgcagCCTCGTTTCGTGTTGGAGtgcgcccttcgccgcggctgcatctcgcgacacgcgcgtgtgcgtttgTTCGCTTTCTCGTTGCTCGCAGGCGATGGCCTTCAAGCTGCTCAACTCGattcagcagctgcagcagctgcgccagcgggGCGTCTGTCGCGAGTTGTGGGTCTTTGGCCCCGTCGCGGGCCTGATGGTCCGCGGCGTCATCGACGAGCTGCGAATCGGGCGGCTGGCCGCTGTGCCTCCAAGGGCCCCCGCGGtcgctccttccgccgcggggAGGCCTCACTCAGGCTGGGCTCTCATCGCCCCAGGAGCAGGCTTTTCCGAGGCTCtccaggccgcgcgcgagctccagCTACCGGACTGGGAGAACGAGCTCctcagcgacgaggaggcgggcgtcAGTGGAGGgggcgaaggcccgcggcctgagggcgtcgcgggcgagactgcgccggcgctgaggaggaagacgggcgcctcgccgcctccgtggGACGCgggccccgcgcccgccacggcgccggaggccttTTACATCCTCATCAGCGACAACAAGACAAGAAGTGTGAAGAAAACGCCCTGCttcgcgcagaagcagaccTCTGCGCTTCAGCTCCAGGTAGGTGACGCAACAGAGAGCCCGACTAGCGAGCCGGGCCGCGTCGCAGTTTCAAACCGTTTTCAAAGCCCCTCTTCGTGCCCGCCTATCTCCGTCCCGCTCGTTCCTCcgctcggcctctgcgcgagtGTGGTCACACATATGCCTATATGCATACCACTATAAATTTGTATTTACAAGtatacgcatgcatgcttATAGGTGGAGATCTTTATATGACTGCGTGGTTTTTGGGGTTCAGATTTACTGGCAACTGCTTAAtcggctgcggagagaagagctTCCGCTGGACTCGTTTTTCGCGGCCTTCAAGTTGGACAGCAGCGCGTGCCTCACGCaccctctccttctcgcaTCTGCCCAGGAGGCGGGGGTcctcgcgaaggccgcggcaaCAGAAAACGCCGAAAGATGCAGACcttgcgcgcatgcagcggagaCCGAGGAATCTGCAGGCCCctcgctgcgcctggagACCCTGCTGAGAAGCCTGCAAGACGAACTCCGCGGACTCCCGCCGCTGTGGAGGGACGTGCACGTCGTCTACGAGTGCGAAGGTGCGGCGCCCTCAGAGGAAGGATCcgggcggagggaggggggagggggagggagaaagagagacggCCAGCAGACAGAAAGCGAGGCTGGTGGCATGCGctaccaatcagataacagCTGAAGCTAGACTCTATGTCACACTTAgtaaaatgggattcctaggtttgTATAAACTACCTTGTTTTTCAGGTTTTGGACCGGCGGGCGGGTTCGAGAACGGGCCGCCGCACAGGCATATGCGCTCCTATATATACGGTACAGCCGTAAGGCCTGCggacgcgtctgcgtgtttgCATCGGTGTCCTACGTGTGCGTGAGAGGAAAGATACGCCctcagctgcgcaggcgcgagagccgcgcgaaggcggcagcggtgGACTCTGTCTGTGCGACTCTGTGTGTGCCTCTAGGCGAGGAGTTCGCTCGCGAGAAGATTCCGTATCACGCCGCATCCGTGGACTACTCGCTCCAGGATCTGACCAGCTGGTGGCGCGGTCTGCGGCCCGGCGAAGCCGTGCAGGTGCGTTTTTCTTTCAGCCGTCGGGCTGCCTGTCCCGCTCAGAGACATTTTCTCGCAAGACATATGACCCCGATTTCGCGGAAGCGTCCACGCCAAACCGCCGCTTCCTGCTCGGCGTGGAGCAGACAAGGAGCATCCGCCTCTGTAGGGTTTAGGTTGTTTGCATGCCAGTGTGCGATAACTCCCCGCGCGAGTGAAGGGGCTATACGTCAATCAACCAAGCGAATTTTAGGGTCCAGCTCGCGTCCGCCgggcagagaggaaggcgcctacctgcgagagagggagagctAGTGGCGGGGGATGCGATAGGCAGCAGACGAGCCTGAGAAGCGGAAAAACAGTCTGTGGGActggcgagaagaagagagggggGCAGTTCTCGGTGGAGGTTTCGCGGCGTAGTGTAAACGAAGCGATGTGCGCTGGCAACTCCGGCATGATTGTTTCCATccgacgccgtcgcctgcggctgcatcGTCTTGCTTGTTGCATTCATCCGAAAAGTGTGAAGGGTGCCCTATGTTCgactcttcttcgctttggATGGTGACGTCGCTCTCATAAGAGCTTCGGACGATGTTCTGCGCGCTTGGCTTCCGCTGCGTGGGCCTTCTTGCGCTCAGGCCTCGGAGAAGTGGAAGTGCATCAACTGCCTTTTCCTCGCGCAGTGTGAGGCCACGCCGCTTGGGGACGACGAACGAGCGGCGGCGTTGCGTGAacaagaagaggcggaggccgagaaCAAGAGAGCGCTTGAGGAGttcgacgaggcggcggcgcttcagcaGGAACAGGAGCGTCTTCGGGGGGCCCTCGAGCGAAAACAACGCGACCATCGCCGTCAGAAGCAGCCCTCGTCGCGTGCAGCTTCAGCACCACCGGCGAGGAGCCAAGAACGGCCCAGACAAAAAGAGGCCGAAAAGCAGGCGGCAGTCTGCTCCTCGTTCCCTTCTGGCCTCTCTTTGGGggggtcgcgcgcgcctccctccgcctccgcttctgtgtcttcctcgtctgttTTGTCTGTGTcgttctcgtcgtcgctttcgACGGCCGCCCCCCCAccggcgtcgcccctctcgcctccgcgcgggccCTTTTCTGGAGCCTCTTTGGTTCCTCCTCGCTTGGCGCCTTCACCGGGGGCGCTGAAAGACCAGCGCCGGGAATTCcacttctctgcggcgtgcaGCCACACGTTGGTAGCTGTAGGCAGCCACGCGACCCCCTGCGTAGAGTTTGGTAGACCTGCTGCAGCCAGGCCGAGCAGTGAGCAGCAGGGCGGCTCAAGAAGGCGCTT
This window harbors:
- a CDS encoding histone arginine methyltransferase PRMT5 (encoded by transcript BESB_034420), giving the protein MPLHSPSDSCLTAPVYFGVGLSHSAVRTPASLRSHLQTVRSNLQCDFVVIPTAAASSDLSLADALRAQRTSSSSSAFAPLSSPPSAAARAPVRASIPLDHLPVFAVDPAKKADAGGRQPSALASFATCSFRGVDGGLTELPESYAFTPSTGSDLALDSHTWSSSVVCELSPWIAPDRHLCASALSLVSSSSSSSATSAPTPGPSGAAEREDASAAAPAAAADDALCVAFDVAAESEGAAAALKAPRPPRQFAHWSFHAAAWKREMQWAAHVGAYAIIAPVPHAGDVPIEYARQLRAVLSQLQPPSVWLRLPLVYPRETRGAAAASAPPPATPGSNLPSEEDLARWLAEPIRAVLVSPAIFTCAADPASPAASPAEAEGGKRGAKSGGRGLSVALSPRHFSFLARCAEHRVKIILRQDDEEEAPGEGASAASVAAAAAPALDPTDDAAFPALRAAASPARREAKSAALQAQAPSPLMDMQPYLSYIVARFLQLPSLPPAALFAAPYRDVLQSPMQPLADNLSTMNYEVFERDPVKYVRYRQATLRRLREIWGPAAGAVGAEKGSAASPEKPAGKAKGGKKKKKASSHRRDVETDSDFGGDSWDEEEEAEEGERRGAPTSPSAATYKWCLGGLQCREHSHIPEVFPGGRQGRLVIMVVGAGRGPLVQAALDALREAEVPLCRVHLYAVEKNCNAVITLRSRQQHDRCEGWRAVRVVESDMREVGREVTEKADILISELLGSFGDNELSVECLHGAQRKLLKRGGVSIPTAYVSSLEPVSSPRLWTAIDSYGDAKHFESPYVVDLFAVYRPGREGPLECFHFRHPEPLLPFAGEKETDPPGDATAAAGATAGTAAGPATQGAGARRAWPAAAQLTAWRHRRTRLAWEMKADAVVHGLAGYFHCCLYADVHISIDPRSFSEGMFSWFPLFLPFRVPVYVRRGEALEVYVAREGDEHRVWYEWAVIQPTPSDIYNHLGTHSFIGK
- a CDS encoding hypothetical protein (encoded by transcript BESB_034430) — translated: MPRAGFTHAAESLEEEEDIEDADEGREEKAGEDISGPPTQIRPSSTAGLSACSTRRVDFFSPEKASLPAARRSACYRLSETDKAGLLVEDAPAKEDGTRGFEKENWLLRQAGNTHQPPNFAAAAGPPEGATEPRKGPSGVEDKSAREPLCATTLAGRREQKDVRENGGHGGKDTWAETRSEGDRALGADPYATQAHGEAREASLRTPSCPPVASIRRGAAPTSLLAAQSSGSPGDPPSLQLSRFSSAAARASSPLLSPLVAPLPLEAGASSQEAPAHASPSVFSAPETFSASRLPPEGPSSSSEASALLPEGPAASLDVAAFLRRRVAAERAGRLLLFSARTRRRIEEELRRKRCAEAAEEARPEARPAHAAEGGGAAEPQQGAELSRVEEGISVCPQRRAQGCGAEQAQPHACPESHYFAAALPTSSSPSGALELRASTTTSVTDIEDIADWLDGPRPCAQAPARWAPGPAGGGVSDRGDRAGDAGAAGGAPSAHGSFGFEKSETVGREQQSRAIEEESEKREADEPWYPLKSTGLPSVTDFSAQLWCERQLQFTLQTGLRRETLAMKKGTVRHLALELHHHEMEEVVVETEEEAMAFKLLNSIQQLQQLRQRGVCRELWVFGPVAGLMVRGVIDELRIGRLAAVPPRAPAVAPSAAGRPHSGWALIAPGAGFSEALQAARELQLPDWENELLSDEEAGVSGGGEGPRPEGVAGETAPALRRKTGASPPPWDAGPAPATAPEAFYILISDNKTRSVKKTPCFAQKQTSALQLQIYWQLLNRLRREELPLDSFFAAFKLDSSACLTHPLLLASAQEAGVLAKAAATENAERCRPCAHAAETEESAGPSLRLETLLRSLQDELRGLPPLWRDVHVVYECEGEEFAREKIPYHAASVDYSLQDLTSWWRGLRPGEAVQASEKWKCINCLFLAQCEATPLGDDERAAALREQEEAEAENKRALEEFDEAAALQQEQERLRGALERKQRDHRRQKQPSSRAASAPPARSQERPRQKEAEKQAAVCSSFPSGLSLGGSRAPPSASASVSSSSVLSVSFSSSLSTAAPPPASPLSPPRGPFSGASLVPPRLAPSPGALKDQRREFHFSAACSHTLVAVGSHATPCVEFGRPAAARPSSEQQGGSRRRFAGFLSASQEMEGGDGNKTTEKDEGAEVTQPRQKPAPEKEPEQGSTHASMVSVQHRCSSQQNTRHSSHVGDFGRCHTAVVSSVVCLEMKTARADAPRASGPPLPARAASAGAMSVSAEACSYSARMEKTDGIEGTFSFQASECEARISSAKRRREDADTACVDQEDESRRDEAESSQAAARPEGSEGEKSRKTNQAGGWKPESRERARVVSTSQKREAQKGMKSEPPILKGQRQITRYFAIKKSP